From the genome of Primulina huaijiensis isolate GDHJ02 chromosome 11, ASM1229523v2, whole genome shotgun sequence:
TCCAGCACTGTGTCCCCTTCACTCTCGACCTAAGCAGTCCCCTAACACCACATTTTGGCATCCTCTTACACAAGTAGCAACAAAACTCTGAGTCACAAGCAAAAATTTGCATATTTCATGACAATTGATGCATAAAagatacaacaaaaaaatatttaaacaccaCACGTATCAGCATATATTagcgtgaatgatgagaaaaagaaggatttatggcgtgcctttgtgaATAAACGCTCGAAACCTTGGATAACTACGCGTAGGACGAGCACCAGAGAGACGGAGAAGGAGTTTCCTTGAAAACCTAGGAGAATTTCAGTGGTTTGATGATGGAGAATTTTCGAAAAGGTGCTGCGGCAAGGAGAGAGGCTGCCGAGAGCTTGGGGAATAGGGTTAGGGTTTAACTTTTGAGGTTAGGTTAATAATATATTACAATAATGGGCCCCTAATAATAATTAAAGGAATTAAAAAGGGTTTTAGGCCTATTGAGCAATAAAAGAAATCCGTCAAGCCCAAAAACactcctgaaaaatatttcgtttaggtacgttttttgAAAATGATCTCGCCAGTCGTCTTCTCTTTCTATCATTTTCACTTCGTTTGATAAATCTGATCTCACTGGGCCGGCTTTCTATCAGGTATAGTAGGTATGATGAAGTGGTATGAAGCACTAACACCACCCGCCCTGAACAAATAGGAGGCGTGGGCCACAAGTTGCACAAAACCAGGGCCCCGCCAGCTTTTGAAAGATGGGTTTGAAAGTTTTTGATCTTGTACTCTCCGGAGGGGCATAGAGAAACACCAACCCAATCTCgatattgcccgaaccctcaaaaagtcctccgaatcGCTGGAATTTGCGTATCGATTAAAATATGAcccggcgagtaaaaatacacaaccaaagcccattttcaaaaatcaccctcaattacaccatatattattatttaataaaaactatTTTACTTATTATCCCCGGTCTgcgttcctcgttcgagtgcgaaatacaacttaaagccctaatgcatgaaatctTAATAAACCATGAAATGACATACATAACCATGCAATAAATGTGCCTtgaaatctttaaaataattaaacacatattttagtaaaaaccctagattgcatgcagtaaAGTTACATAGTTtgaatttcctagaccttacgattctcccccccttaaacaaaattttgtcctcgaaatttaagatGTACCGAATAATTCCaagtagcgactcctcatctcggtctcattctcccaagtagcttcctcctcgGAATGATTCAGCTACATGACTTTGATCATGTGaatcaccttgttccggagcTTCCTCTCCTGCCTATCCAATATTTGAGTGGGTCTCTCCTCGAAAGACAGGTTCGACATCAACTGCAGTGGCTCATAATTCAGTACATGCgaagggttcgacatgtactttcgcagcatcgagacgtggaacacattatgaactccctcCAGATTCGGTGATAATGCAACTCTATAGGCTAGTGTCTcaactctctctaggatctcgaacggtcctatgaatctagggctgagcttgcccttctttccaaatctcatcacacccttcatcggtgccactttcacaaatacatgattccCCGCTGCGAACTCAAGATCTCTGCGCCTCTGATCTACATAACTCTTCTTTTGGCTctgagctgtcttcatcctgtctcggatcttgactactaacTCTACAGTCTGACTAAAAATATCTAGCCCCAACTCTGCCCTCTCTCCTACCTCGTCCCAATAAACTAGTGACTTATACTTTCTCCCGTATAATGCCTCATATGGGCCATACTGATGGATGCTTGATAGATgttgttgtacgtgaactccgcgagaggtaacttcggctcctAGCTAATTTGTAAGTCGATCATTTAAGCTCTGATTAGGTCTtccaatatttgaatcaccctCTCAAACTGACCGTCGATCTGTAGGTGGAAAGCTGTACTGAACAGCAACTTGGTACCCAATGCCTGATGATGACTCTTCCATAATGCAAACGTAAAGctcggatccctgtctgacacTATGGACACTAGAATCCCGTACATTCTaactatctctttgatatacAACTTTGTGTGCtaagtcatggtgaaagtcttcttGATCGGTAGAAAGTGTTCTGACTTAGTGAGCCGatcgactatcacccaaatACCATTATATCCTCCAGCTGTCTTCGGTAGCCCCGTCACAAAGTCAATGGTAATGTTCTCCAATTTTCACTTGAGAATAGGAAGTGATCTCAGCTTCCctgcaggtctctggtgctcggaTTTAATctgctgacatgtcaaacactcggagacaAAACGCAAAATATCCCccttcatgcccggccaccaataaagTATCTGTAGATCCTTATACGTCTTCTTACTTTctggatggatggaatacgggGTACTGTGGGCCTCACTCATGATATCTTCTCACAGGGAATCACTGCTAGAAACCCACAATCGGTCATGATATCTGACTATGTCGTCCTCAACTGTATACAACCTCAGGCCCTTAGACTCATACCTCtgcctccacttctgtaactgttcgTCAGAAGCCTGCCATGCTCAGATCCTGTCCCTCAGTGTCGACTGCACTATCAGTGTAGAAAGACTAGGGGCATTGCCCTtggcataaactgcaagctTAAGCCTCTGAATCTTTGCCTAAAATGGTCTCTGTAGAGACAACTGACGATCACCGCATTCTTCCTGCTCAGGGCatctgcaaccacattagccttatccggatggtagctaatgtcgcagTCATAAACCTTCACTAGCTAGCCACCTTTGTTGTCTCATGTTTAGCTCTTTCTGtatgaagaagtacttcaagctcttgtgataaGTGAAAATCATGCACTTCTACCCATATAGATAGTGTTTCCAAATTTTCAGGGCgaataccactgctgctagctcgaggtcatgagtcggataatttttctcatggaccttcagcTGTCTGGACGCGTAGGCTATAACCCTgtcatgttgcatcagaactgcatCCAAACCGAGCTTCAAAGCATCGGTGTAAAGCACAAACTCTTGTTGCCCTGACGGCATAGCTACAACTGGTGTTGTAGTCAATTCCTGCTTCAGCCTGTCAAAATTCTCCTGGCACTCTGATCCCCAAATGAATTTAGAATTCTTATTTGTCAAAGCGGTCATAGGTTCTGCAATAGgagagaatccctgaatgaaaTTCTGGTAGTACCCAGCCAAccccaagaaactgcggatctctgtcacACTCTTAGGCACTAGCCAATCTCGGAAtgcctcaaccttactgggatcaacCTCTACTCCATCTCGGGATATGATGTGGCCCACGATTGACATTCTGTCTAGCTATAACTctcacttactgaactttgaaTACAGTTGTCTGTCCTGTAAAGTCTGCAGTACGGTCCTCAGATGCTGACGGTGCTCCTCTCTGCTGTTCGAATAAATCAGTATGTCATTTGTGAAAATTGTAacaaactgatccaaatacggCTGAAACACGCCAtccatgagatccatgaagatcgctggcacgTTAGTCAGTCCGAAAGGCATCACCagaaactcatagtgcccataacgcgtcCTGAAAGCCGTCTTATGCACGTTAGACTTtgtcaccttcagctggtggtaTCCTGATCGGAGATATATCTTTGAGAATATtgatgctccctgaagctgatcaaatagatcctcGATCCtgggcagtggatacttattcttaactgCGACCCAGTTCAGTTTCctatagtcaatgcaaagccgCATGCTGTCGTACTTCTTTTTAACAAACAGTAATTGTGCGTCCCATGGAGAAAAGCTCAGGAGAATGAAATCCTTATCTAGCGAATCCCGTATCTGATCCTTCAGCTCTTTCATCTAagcaggtgctagacgataggaTGCCTTAGAAATTGACACTGTACCTGGAATCATCTCGATAGAGAAATAAACCTCTCGGTCTGGTGGAACGCCTGAAACATTGTCCGGGAAAATGCTGGGGAAATCCCTGACCAGCTCGACGTCCTTTAGCCTCTGACTGACTGGCTCGGTCACTGTCACAATACTCGCCAAAAATGCCTGGCAGCATCTTCTCatgagcttcctcgcacatatgcaagaaatgatgtgCGGCATCTGCTGGTGTCTGGCTGCCTCAAAAATAAATGGCTGACCACTAAGCGGTCGGACAGATACTGACCTCCGTCGGAAATCTATAGCGGCTCCGTTCGAAGAAAGCCAGTCCatatcaaaaataatatcaaactccGGCAACGGTAGCACAACCAAATCTGCCTGCACCGTATTTTTCTGTaaccgaagctccaatctcttcacTACCTGCGAGGTAAACAACTTATCTCCGGACGGAATCGACACTCTGAATCCCAAATCCATAGCCTctggtatgattcctagtcgctCGACAAAAGACTcggatataaaagaatgtgtagctccggaATCTAGCAATGAATAcgtggctacacctgaaatatatatccttcctacgataaaacataccatcaaatctgatcgtgttgaaacttaagaGATTTTCTTTCAGTAATTAACCCAAAATCCTCAAACAATCACTGATATACTTCTAGTGTcccataaaaattttgaattttactcCAAAGAATTTAGGAACTTGCAAATTGACCTTTAAAGTTTAAACTTCTTTAAAATTTGGcccttaaaaatttcaaaaatttcatcttAGTCCTCATGACATTTCAAAATAATCAATttaaaccttaaaattttcgaaaattattacCTTGcccccaaaatttttgaaaaaataaaaacagtacAACATTCGAAATTTGCAATTAGGTCCCTGAAATTTGGGTTATTGCAATTTTGGTCCTTAAAGCTCTTAGTCCCACGCACACAGCCGTGCGGACATCGCTCCAAAAACGTGAACCCGACGAATTCTAAGCTAGCGAACTGACCAAGGACCACTACCAGCTGTGCACCGACAACCTAAGACCACGACTCAGACCCTTCCTAGTCTGAATGACGGCCTGGAGTAGGCCTGCACACAGCCATGAACCCACACACACCATTCAAACCCTAAAATGCCCATGAACAACATCACTCGCTCACTCCTTCACAACTCCGTGCAGACTTGTTTATAACACATCAAAACACTCACAACCTGCTGTAACACATGTCCCATATTCTAAGCCTGGCAGCTCCATCAAAATCGAGAGGAAAAAAGTGAACCTCCAGACATGGGGTTCGGTTTCTTCATGTACATGCATTCAAAACTCATAAAAACATTAACTCTTCAACatgtcatgcataaacaatcgaaaacatGTAATATAGTGTGAAATatgagaaaagaaaatttttggttgtgcctttgcgtttaaacgCTCTAAAACTCTAAGACCTATGCGTAGAACGTGTACAGGAGAAGTAGGAAATGATTATCTTCGAAACCTTTGAATAAAATCGATGGTGGCTGCTGATTTCTTACGTAATAATTCTTCTGCAAGAGAGGGAGGGGGCGGCCGAGTGCTTAGGAATGTAGGGTTAGGGTTTAGGTGGAGGTTTAATATAATATGTAATGTATAATGGgaccttaattaaaataattaagtttaaAAAGGATATTAGACccattatgaaaaaaataaccCCATCGAATCCAAAAacactcccaaaaaatattttgttttggtacatttttgaaaatattgcccggactctcaaaaagtcctccgaatcGTTAAAATTTCCGTACCGATAAAAATATGATccggcgagtaaaaatactcaaccaaggcccattttcaaaaatcacacttaattaaaccatatattaaataactaaaaataagtatttaataaaaacattttcctgATTATCCCCGATCTCTgttactcgttcgagcgcgaaatgcaattTAAAGCTCTAATGCATGAAATCTTAACAAAATATGCAATAAACACCTccccatgcaataatcatgaattaaaatgcatgaaaatcaGTAAACAcgcattttaataaaattatagattgcatgcagtcaggttacatagttcgaatttcctagacTTTAAAACCACGCTTAAATCAAAATTCAAAGATGCCTAGTCAAGCCTCGTATGACCCAATCTAACCCTCACTAAACTCGGTCATAACGAAGTATCAATACCCAAACGAGACAAAAGCGTTAAAACTAAAGCTCCTCATCCTTTGGACTAGCGCCTAGGCACTGACACTGTGGCGCTGCGGTGCTTGGTTAGAGCCTAGGTGCCCGGCATCAGCACTGCAGCGCTACCATTTCGAAGACAAGGCGCTGCAGCGCCGCGGCAGAAAAGTGTCCCAAACATTTAAAAAGCCCTCTTCTATCCTACTCTCAACCAACTCGAACCAGCCTCGAACCAACCACTCCTAGATCACCACTGGACCCTCCTGGACCAACCTAGCCAAGGACCCTAGCCCCATGCACGCTGTTGAGCCTGTTTTACCCGAACGTCACGAAACCAAGCCCTAGTCGAGTTTACCCCTTTCGATCTACATTCTACCCAAGACCAGCCATGCTTGGACCTCCCTAGACCACGGCTTGTACCCACCTAGGTCTGAACCACGGCAGTCCTCCACGGCCGTATCTACCTTTTTCCTTCACCATACCACCATAAACTCTAGCCTTTCAAGAAAATCCGATCGGCCCTCACCCAAATCGACCGAGACTCGACTCCAGCACCATGTCCCCTTCACTATAGACCTAAGCAGTCCCCTAACACCACATTTCGGCAGCCCCTTACACAAGTAGCAACAAAACCGTGAGTCACAAGAAAAAATGTGCATATTTCATTACAACCGATGCATAAACGAtacaaaaaaaaagatttaaaaactcATGCAAACACACACGTATCAACGTATATTagcgtgaatgatgagaaaaagaaatatttatggcgtgcctttgtgaATAAAAGCTCGAAACCTTGGATAACTACGCGTAGGACAAGCAACAGAGAGACGGAGAAGGAGTTTCCTTGAAAACTTAGGAAAATTTCAGTGGTTTGGTGATGGAGAATTTTCGAAAAGGTGCTGCATCAAGGGGAGGGGCGGCCAAGAGCTTGGGGAGTAGGGTTAAGGTTTAATTTTTGAGGTTAGGTTAATAATATATTACACTAATGAGTccttaataataattaaaggaATTAAAAAggattttaggcccattaagcaataaaataaatctgtcaagcccaaaaacactcccgaaaaatatttcgtttaggtatgttttttgaaaatattgcccgaaccctcaaaaagtcctctgaCTCGCTGGAATTTGCGTACCCGTTAAAATATGatccgacgagtaaaaatacccaaccaatgcctattttaaaaaatcacccttaattacaccatatattaaataattaaaaataattatttaataaaaacatttttccttattATCGTCGGTCTtcattcctcgttcgagcgcaaattataatttaaagcCCTAATACATGAAATCTTAATAAACCATGAAATGACATACAtaaccatgcaataatcatgcctttaaagctttaaaataattaaacacatattttagtaaaaccCCTAGATTGtctgcagtcaggttacgtagttcgaatttcctagaccttacagAAAGTCTTTTTTATAGTCGCTGAATCTCGTAATGATATCAATGTGCTTAATGAATCGTCtctttttaatgaatttttgaaaGGAACGCAACAGaggtaaattttattgtgaagGGTGTACAAAATAGAAAACGATACTATCTAACATGGTATAGATCCTAGATCCGAAATGAGCCACTTTCGTGAAGAATTTCTCCTGCCTCCAAGATCCAAAACGAATGAAATTTTAAGAAAGACAAGAAGCTGCAAAAAGTATGTCGAGCGGGCATTTAGAGTTATCCAAGCTCGTTGGACAATTATAAGAGGTCGAGGGCGATATTGCTTCGTGGATAATGCAAAGAAATCGTGTATACTTTCATTATTTTATACAACTGATTGTCGAATACGAGTGTCATGCAATATTGATTTGAGATCGTGACAAACGAGATACTTTTATAGTGATCAGAGTTCAACCCCATAATTTGGTTAATATCTTCGAACAAATTCAGAATTACGTAATAATAAGGTGCATCATCAACAACGACCTGAGTTGGTTGAACACACTAGGGAAACATGTCACCATGAAAAGTGAAAgagtaatttataaattatgaaacatttagttattttaatatttaatttgtcaaactttCGTATTGCtatattgtaatattttttaaaataaaattttaatattaaagtATTTGTACTAgttaatggtaaaaaaaaaattttaatattaaataaaaataaaaataaaaagtatatatgattttattaaatgaatatTAATAAAGTGATCGTGAGAACTTGGTTAGAAGTGTGATTTTGAAATGTAAGTATATTTTAGGATATGGCCACAAATTTGGATTATAGAGGTAGCCGCCAACTTATCAATTGACCTGAATTCCCCAAACTTTTGGTTTGTAATTAGTTTTGGTTCGAAGGGCATAAGATTTACATTAGCAGAGCTTCTTGTATTTGAGGACAGTTAGTTATCTTATCTAGATCTCGCCGTGAGGGCCTCAATCGAGGGTATAGCAAGGATGGAAGCCATTTACGGGGCTAAATAGGGGTGATTCGAAATCCGATTCGTGTCCGATTTTCTCTCTTCTCAGATC
Proteins encoded in this window:
- the LOC140988392 gene encoding uncharacterized protein, whose translation is MDLGFRVSIPSGDKLFTSQVVKRLELRLQKNTVQADLVVLPLPEFDIIFDMDWLSSNGAAIDFRRRSVSVRPLSGQPFIFEAARHQQMPHIISCICARKLMRRCCQAFLASIVTVTEPVSQRLKDVELVRDFPSIFPDNVSGVPPDREVYFSIEMIPGTVSISKASYRLAPA
- the LOC140988390 gene encoding uncharacterized mitochondrial protein AtMg00860-like, producing the protein MSIVGHIISRDGVEVDPSKVEAFRDWLVPKSVTEIRSFLGLAGYYQNFIQGFSPIAEPMTALTNKNSKFIWGSECQENFDRLKQELTTTPVVAMPSGQQEFVLYTDALKLGLDAVLMQHDRVIAYASRQLKAKIQRLKLAVYAKGNAPSLSTLIVQSTLRDRI